In one Arachis duranensis cultivar V14167 chromosome 9, aradu.V14167.gnm2.J7QH, whole genome shotgun sequence genomic region, the following are encoded:
- the LOC127741597 gene encoding polycomb group protein EMBRYONIC FLOWER 2-like, whose product MSGFPATTCETSYFRNINQIYYLDAQGQLAAEEELSAEESFAVYCKPVEFYNILRRRALRNPTFLQRCLDYKIEAKKKKRIQLTALLGDIDETQALFPLYICLARVAFKDEDAKKYSALYRIGRVFIFQAPSEVDGDTQQKANFLLPDIQRLALTAKSGSLVLLFFTAVENPNFPSGVNVSLVPLDPNSSECEICFYCLYMKCKNFVANDHIVVTLLLVEPRL is encoded by the exons ATGTCAGGCTTTCCTGCTACAACTTGTGAAACATC ATATTTCagaaacataaatcaaatatacTATCTAGATGCTCAAGGGCAATTAGCTGCTGAAGAGGAGCTTTCTGCAGAAGAGAGTTTTGCTGTTTATTGCAAGCCTGTGGAATTCTACAACATTCTTCGGCGACGTGCTTTACGAAAT CCTACATTTCTTCAGAGATGTTTGGACTATAAGATAGAggccaagaaaaaaaagag GATACAATTGACAGCTTTGCTGGGTGATATAGATGAAACTCAAGCTTTGTTTCCCTTGTATATTTGTCTAGCAAGGGTGGCTTTTAAAGATGAGGATGCCAAG AAGTATTCTGCTTTATATCGCATTGGTCGGGTTTTCATCTTTCAAGCTCCTTCTGAAGTTGATGGTGATACTCAACAAAAAGCAAACTTTTTGCTCCCTGACATTCAGAGACTAGCTCTGACAGCTAAATCCGGGTCACTTGTTCTCTTATTTTTCACAGCCG TGGAGAACCCAAATTTTCCATCTGGGGTCAATGTAAGCCTGGTGCCTTTAGATCCGAATTCATCTGAATGTGAGATATGCTTTTATTGCTTATATATGAAATGTAAAAATTTCGTTGCAAATGACCATATTGTTGTTACCTTGCTGTTAGTTGAACCAAGGTTGTGA
- the LOC107466490 gene encoding polycomb group protein EMF2B-like isoform X1, with translation MYAQQIGAKEKSSHDTNITALASRMTRLKEGNLKFNFRYYYDKLQRTEVTEDFSCPLCLVRCASYKGIKYHMLASHDLFNYEFLAWEDCPTINISAKTDNWKSEIFAKIVDPKLRGINFCAKPFKRIRPEDEPSERAKDAAPLALRYEIPTGEGDLLEKADDIAGISTAIVPFQPDQDCVPPEPATDENALSNPAVLPDAITWKSTIQRYNIDPQILSQLSKQKFYHSRIYQPMELEEVLSEGDSEDEVDDEVADFEELRRLGNFDNVTNAEKKFMHMWNSFIRKQRVRTNGHVPWACEAFVKVHGYELLECSKLTWCWRLLSIKLWNHGLLDARTINSCSLILQQYEAEISAK, from the exons ATGTATGCCCAACAGATTGGTGCAAAGGAAAAATCTTCCCATGATACAAACATAACTGCACTTGCATCGCGTATGACCCG GTTGAAGGAGGGAAACCTGAAATTTAATTTCAG GTATTACTATGATAAGTTGCAGAGAACTGAAG TCACCGAGGATTTCTCCTGTCCATTATGTTTGGTTAGATGTGCAAGCTACAAG GGTATAAAATATCACATGCTTGCATCACATGATCTTTTCAACTATGAATTTTTG GCATGGGAGGACTGTCCGACAATAAACATATCTGCGAAAACTGATAACTGGAAATCTGAG ATTTTCGCAAAAATTGTTGATCCCAAGTTGCGCGGTATTAACTTTTG TGCCAAACCATTTAAGCGCATACGGCCAGAGGATGAACCTTCTGAAAGAGCAAAGGATGCAGCTCCACTTGCCTTACGATACGAAATTCCAACTGGAGAGGGTGATCTTTTGGAGAAAGCTGATG ACATTGCAGGGATTTCAACCGCAATTGTACCATTTCAACCTGATCAAGACTGTGTCCCACCTGAACCAGCAACAGATGAGAATGCTCTTTCGAATCCTGCTGTGTTACCGGATGCCATAACATGGAAGTCTACAATTCAGCGTTATAACATTGACCCACAAAT CCTTTCCCAGTTGAGCAAGCAAAAATTCTATCACTCTCGCATATACCAG CCAATGGAACTTGAAGAAGTTCTATCAGAAGGAGATAGTGAGGATGAAGTTGATGATGAAGTTGCTGATTTTGAAGAGCTAAGG AGGCTTGGTAATTTTGACAATGTGACCAATGCTGAGAAGAAATTCATGCATATGTGGAACTCGTTTATTCGAAAGCAACG GGTGCGGACTAATGGTCATGTTCCATGGGCATGTGAAGCTTTTGTAAAAGTCCATGGCTATGAGCTTCTAGAGTGCTCCAAATTGACTTG GTGTTGGAGATTGCTTTCCATCAAATTATGGAATCATGGTCTTCTAGATGCACGGACCATTAATTCATGCAGCCTTATTCTTCAACAATACGAGGCAGAAATCAGCGCCAAATAG
- the LOC107466490 gene encoding polycomb group protein EMF2B-like isoform X2: MYAQQIGAKEKSSHDTNITALASRMTRLKEGNLKFNFRYYYDKLQRTEVTEDFSCPLCLVRCASYKGIKYHMLASHDLFNYEFLAWEDCPTINISAKTDNWKSEIFAKIVDPKLRGINFCAKPFKRIRPEDEPSERAKDAAPLALRYEIPTGEGDLLEKADGISTAIVPFQPDQDCVPPEPATDENALSNPAVLPDAITWKSTIQRYNIDPQILSQLSKQKFYHSRIYQPMELEEVLSEGDSEDEVDDEVADFEELRRLGNFDNVTNAEKKFMHMWNSFIRKQRVRTNGHVPWACEAFVKVHGYELLECSKLTWCWRLLSIKLWNHGLLDARTINSCSLILQQYEAEISAK, translated from the exons ATGTATGCCCAACAGATTGGTGCAAAGGAAAAATCTTCCCATGATACAAACATAACTGCACTTGCATCGCGTATGACCCG GTTGAAGGAGGGAAACCTGAAATTTAATTTCAG GTATTACTATGATAAGTTGCAGAGAACTGAAG TCACCGAGGATTTCTCCTGTCCATTATGTTTGGTTAGATGTGCAAGCTACAAG GGTATAAAATATCACATGCTTGCATCACATGATCTTTTCAACTATGAATTTTTG GCATGGGAGGACTGTCCGACAATAAACATATCTGCGAAAACTGATAACTGGAAATCTGAG ATTTTCGCAAAAATTGTTGATCCCAAGTTGCGCGGTATTAACTTTTG TGCCAAACCATTTAAGCGCATACGGCCAGAGGATGAACCTTCTGAAAGAGCAAAGGATGCAGCTCCACTTGCCTTACGATACGAAATTCCAACTGGAGAGGGTGATCTTTTGGAGAAAGCTGATG GGATTTCAACCGCAATTGTACCATTTCAACCTGATCAAGACTGTGTCCCACCTGAACCAGCAACAGATGAGAATGCTCTTTCGAATCCTGCTGTGTTACCGGATGCCATAACATGGAAGTCTACAATTCAGCGTTATAACATTGACCCACAAAT CCTTTCCCAGTTGAGCAAGCAAAAATTCTATCACTCTCGCATATACCAG CCAATGGAACTTGAAGAAGTTCTATCAGAAGGAGATAGTGAGGATGAAGTTGATGATGAAGTTGCTGATTTTGAAGAGCTAAGG AGGCTTGGTAATTTTGACAATGTGACCAATGCTGAGAAGAAATTCATGCATATGTGGAACTCGTTTATTCGAAAGCAACG GGTGCGGACTAATGGTCATGTTCCATGGGCATGTGAAGCTTTTGTAAAAGTCCATGGCTATGAGCTTCTAGAGTGCTCCAAATTGACTTG GTGTTGGAGATTGCTTTCCATCAAATTATGGAATCATGGTCTTCTAGATGCACGGACCATTAATTCATGCAGCCTTATTCTTCAACAATACGAGGCAGAAATCAGCGCCAAATAG